In Methyloceanibacter stevinii, the genomic stretch GCCGGCGCGGCCGGAGCATGATGGTCTGTTCGTGCCAGCAGATCTGCGAGAGCGACATCCATGACGCCGTCGCTTCGCTGCGAACGCTGGACCCTGCGGTGGTACTGACGGCGGGGCTGATCTGCCGGACGCTCGGCAAACGCACGGACTGCGGCAGCTGCCTTCCGCAAATGATCAAGATCATACTTGGCCTCGACGATGACGAGGAGAGCACCGATTCATTGATGTCGTGTAGGGCATCTTGCGGCGATGCGTGCAAATTGGACTAACCGGGCGCACGCACGGAACCAATCAATAGGCCAATACCGCAACGTACGCGCGGAAGGCTGCGGCGCTGACGGCTCTTGCCACGTCTGGTGACGCCTGCCACTTCTGCTGCCGGCGGCTTTCCTATGCGACGGAGTATAATGACAAACACACTGCTGAGATTCTGTTTTGGTCTCGTCGTGACGACGCTGGCGTGCCTGCCGGTAACGTCGGTCCGCGCCGCGGAGGCAACCATTGCCGTCGCCGCCAATTTCACATCGGCCGCGAAGCAACTCGGATTGGCCTTCGAGGAGTCGACGGGCCATCACGTCGAATTTAGCTTCGGCTCGACCGGGCAACTCTTCACCCAGATCGCGCACGGCGCCCCGTTCGATGCCTTCTTGGCGGCGGATGAAGCGCGGCCCGAGCGGGCCGAAACAGAGGGACTGGGCGTTGCGGGAACGCGGTTCACTTATGCAATCGGTGTTCTCGTACTGTGGAGCGCGGATCCCGATCGGATCGACGGCACCCCGGCGGTCCTGTCCGACCCGACACTGCGCCATGTCGCCATCGCCAATCCGGCGACTGCGCCCTATGGCGCGGCCGCGGTCGACACGATGAAGGCGCTCGGCGTTCTCGAGGAGCTTGAACCGCGCCTCGTTGAGGGAAAGAATGTCAGTCAGACCTATCAGTTCGTGGCTACGGGCAATGCACCGGTGGGCTTTGTCGCGGCCTCGCAGGTCAAGGATAACGACACGGGTTCGAGTTGGACCGTGCCCGACGACATGTACCGCCCCTTGCGGCAAGACGCGGTTCTCTTGGCGCACGGCCGTGAGAATGAGGCCGCCAAGCCTTTCTGGAGTTCCTGAAAGGCCCCGAAGCCGTCAAAGTGATTGAGGGGTTCGGTTACAAGATGCCGTGAGAGGAATAGCGGGGGAGAAGAGGCATGTTCGATGCAGCGCTGATCGAGACAATCCTGCTCACGTTGCAGCTCGCGGTGGTCACCACGTTCGTTCTTCTCATCATCGGCATCCCGCTCGCGTGGTGGCTGGCGCGCAGCAAGGCGCGGGGCAAGGAGATCGTCGCGGTTCTGGTCGCGCTTCCCATCGTACTGCCGCCGACCGTCCTCGGTTTCTACCTGCTCATCGCTATGGGGCCCAATAGCCCGCTCACGGCTCTGATCGGCCGATCGCTTCCCTTTACATTCGAGGGGCTCGTCGTGGGCTCCGTACTTTACTCCATGCCCTTCGTCGTGAATCCGATCCGTACCGCGTTCGAGGCGATGGGCGAGCGCCATTGGGAAGCCGCCGCGACCTTACGCGCGCGGCCCCTGGACGCCTTCTTCAATGTTGCCTTGCCGCTGGCGCTGCCGGGTATTCTGACCGGCGCTATCTTGGGATTTGCGCACACGATGGGCGAGTTCGGCGTCGTGCTGATGATCGGCGGGAGTATCCCCGGCGAGACCAGAGTCCTCTCCATCGCCATCTTCGACTTTGTGGAAACGCTGGAGTGGGGCAAAGCCCACGTGCTGGCCGGTGCGATGCTGCTGCTGTCCTTCGCGGTGATCCTCGCGATGCGAATGGTCGAAACGCGTTTCAAGAGCGAGCGCCCGTGATCGAGGCCCAGTTTTCAGGTCAGCAAGGCAGCTTCAAGCTAGATGTAGAGTTCGCCGCGCCGAGCCAGGGGGTCACGGCTTTGTTCGGCCCGTCCGGTTGCGGCAAGACCACGGTGTTGCGCTGCGTGGCCGGTCTTGTCCGCTTGGCGCAAGGCAAGCTCGTGGTCGACGGCGAGGTATGGCAGGAGGGACGGCGCTTCGTGCCGGTGCACCGCCGTGCGATCGGTTACGTGTTTCAGGAAGCGAGCCTATTTCCGCATCTGTCTGTGCGCGACAATCTCGAGTTTGGACAGAAGCGCGCCAAGCGGGCCAAGGGCGGCAAACAGACGATCAACTTCGACGACGTGGTCGAACTTCTCGCTATCGCGCCGTTGTTCGATCGGCCCACGTCGCGTCTGTCGGGCGGCGAGCGTCAGCGTGTCGCCATCGGTCGCGCGCTTCTCTCACAGCCCCGCCTGCTGTTGATGGACGAACCGCTGTCGGCGCTCGACCGTATGGGGCGCGAGGAGATCCTGCCTTATCTCGAGCAACTGCACCGAGCCCTATCGATCCCGGTGCTCTATGTGAGTCACGATATCGGCGAGATTGAACGACTGGCGGACACTTTGATTCTCATGCGGCATGGCGGAGTGCGTGCCGCGGGTCCCATCGCGGAACTGCTGTCCGATCCAAGCTTGCCCCTAGTCCGCATGCCGGAACCGGCGTCTGTTCTCGATGGCACCGTCATGGAGTACGACCCGGGCTACGGTCTCGCAACCGTCGACGTGCCCGGCGGCACGCTTCTCATTGCCGGCGATATCGGGCCCACGGGATCGACCCGGCGATTGCGGATCGAGGCAAGTGACGTGAGCCTCAGCCGTGAGGTGTTGAAGGACACTACGATCTTGAATGCGCTGCCGGTCCGCATCGATATGGTCCAGCCCATCGGCGACACGCAGATGACCGTCCGGCTCAAGCTCGGGGAGGACGGGAACGGGGCGCCGCTCCTCAGCCGCGTCTCACGTCTGTCGTGGGATCGGCTCGGATTCAAGCCAGGTGACACGGTCGTGGCGCAGATCAAGGCCGTCGCACTCGCGCGGACCTAGCGCCGCAGACGCCGTGCGCGGGGGCTAGGACGGTGTCTTCCGAGAGCGGATAAGGACAGCGCAGAGAACCACGCCGATCAGCGCGGCTGCGGTCATGAGGATCATGACGCCGGAGAAGCCGGCATCGAACGCTCGCAACAGAGCCGATTGAACCTTCGACGCGTCCCCGGCCGGGAGTTGCGCCAGGGCCTTGGTGACTTGGCTCTCGGAGCCGTGGACCAACGTGACTTTCAACGCATGCGCATCGGGAAGCGCGCTGCCGATGCCATCGATAAACGGATCGATGATGCGGCGCTTGGTTTGGAGCGCGACGACCGCGCCAAGCGCCGTTCCGACCGCGAGCCCTGAATAAAGACATGTGTTGACGACACCGGAGCCTTGTCCCGCATTGGTGTCGGGCAGGGCGTCCAAACCGATCCGGGGCAGGAGCGTCATCGTCAGCCCCACGCCGACACCGATGAAGGTCAGCCTCCACCAGATGTCTTCAAACGGCGTCTGGTGATCGACGCCGTGCATCAGCCAGAAGCCGATCGCGAGGGCGACCATGCTGACGGTCGCCCAAATGCTATAGCGCTTCGGTGAAATAGTGTGTGGCGCCACGAGGGAGACCACGAACATCACGGCCGTGAATGGCAGGAGCGCGAGTCCCGCCTGCAGGGCGCTGAAGCCCAGACCCTCCGGCGCCTGAATGTAATAGTTGACGAAGAAGAGAATTCCGATCTGCGTGAACCCGCTCAAGAACATGCCGGCCGCCGCCGCCGAATAGTTCCGATAGCGGAAAAAGTCGAAACGGACGAGCGGATCCGCCGAATAGAGTTCCCGGGCCGCGAACCCCGCGCCGGCCATCAATGTGAGCACAAACAGACCGAGCGCCTGCAGCGAGGTCCAGCCGTATAGGGGGCCGCAGGTCAGGGCATAGAGGAATGCCGCAAGCGTCACGAACAGTAGCGCGATGCCGGCAAAGTCGGTTCGCTTGCCGCCCTCGAGCACGGCCGGCGTCAGTCCGGCGCGCATGACCCACAGGCACAGCAGGGCGGCCGTTCCGAGAATCGCCAGATCGAGCACGAAGATCGCCCGCCAGCTGATGCCATCGGTCAGCGCCCCGCCGATCAGCGGCCCGAGAGCGAAACCCAAGGCTACGGCGGCGGCCCACACGCCGTGGGCGGATGCGCGCTGGTCGGCGGGGGTCGATCGGCTGATCAGAGCAACGGAAGCGGCCATGACGGCGGCAATGCCAAGTCCTTGGGAGGCGCGTCCCACAAGCAGCAGGATTGCCCCGTCCGCGCAGGCGATGGTGATCGAGCCGAGTGCAAAAAAGGCAATGCCGCATAGGAAGATACGAGCCATGCCGAACGTGTCGCCAAGATGGCCCATGGCTGCCAGCGTCGCCGCACCGAACAGCATGTAGATGTTGATCACCCATTGCAGCGTGTCGAGATCGAGATCGAGTTCCGACTTCATCGCCGGAAGGGCGGTCATGACGGCCGTCGTGTTGTAGGCGACAGCGAATGCGCCCACGCAAGCCGCCACGACAACCAGCCAGAAACTATGCTTCCGGCCGGCCGGATCGGTCGCCGATGTCATGAAGTCCCCCTGATGCTCGCTTGCCCCGACCCCGTCTAGCACAGAGTGATGATTATTGCGCGCGGCCCCTCGCTTGCCGGAATCATGCGAGCTATGGCAAATCGCCTATGAGGCTCCGTGAGCGGCACCATTGAGGCGCAATATCTTGACTGGCATCAACGCCAGGAAGAGAGAAGAGCGTAGGTGTGACCGACGCCGCCCCGGGGGAGCAGCACGAAGACAACCGGGAGGACAATTCCGTTATGAAGAATTTCGTCATCGTCGCGATCGTTTCGTTCTTGGCGGGCGCGGCCCAGATGGGCGTCGCCAACGCCTCCGCCTACAGCGATGCGGTGCGCAAGTACTGCCGGGCGGATTACAAGAAGTATTGCGGCGAGTACGGACTCGAAACCAATGCCTTGCGCAATTGCATGAACCGGCACGGCGACAAGTTGTCGGACGCATGCGTGCGTGCGCTGGTCCAGTCCGGAGAAGTGAGCCAGCGGGAAGTCGACCGGCGCAGAAAGAAGTCACGCTAGGATCGCCAAGCGGGCCGATGAACCCCAGGGGAGAAACATCCATGACAAAGCACGAACAATTCCTCGGCATCTTTGCCGCCATGCTTCTGACGCTGCTTAGCGTCAGCGCCGTGTTCGCCGGCGACTGGGCGGGGACATATGTGACTGAGGATACGAAGGGCAACGCCTTCACGATCACCCTCGCGGCCGATTCCAAAGCGCACGGCGAAAAGCAAGGCCATGTCCTCGAAGGGGCGTGGTCGGTGGACGGCGCAAGCGCCGTCATCAAATGGACCACCGGCTGGACGACCAAGCTCACCCAAGACGGAGACGGTTACTCCAAGACCGCCTATCGGCCCGGAACACCGGTCACGGACGAAGGGGCGAAGGCCACCCCTGTCAAACGGGTCGAGTAGGGCACCCGAGGGACCGACGCCCGACCTTCGCGCGCCGCGCGAAAGTGCTAATGTCCGGGCAATGCATGGACCTGTATCGAACAAGCGCCCCCTCGGCTCAGTCGAGCAGCTACGGCGTGCGATCCTGAACCCGGAGGCGGGCGCCGTACATTACGGCGTCGCCGTCGCGGCCGTGGTGGGCATGGCCTGCCTTGCCTGGGGCCTGTACCCGTGGCTCGAAGGGCGCGCGTCCTTCCTCATCTTTATCCCCGGCCTTGCCATCGCGGCCGGGTTCGGCGGCATCGGCCCCGGTCTCCTGGCGACGTTTTTGTCGGCGGCAATCGGCTATGCACTGATTCCACACAGCACGGCCGACCTTCCGGATCTGGCCGAGCTCGGCATTTTCAGCGGCGTCGGAATCGGGATCGCCTGGTTGGGCGAGTTGCTGCGGCGTACGCGCCTGCGCAGCCGCCGCAGCGCCAAAGAGGTCCGTGCGCGAGAGGCCCATCTGCGGTCGATCCTGGACACCGTTCCCGATGCCACCGTGGTCATCGACGAGACGGGCATGATCCGCTCCTTCAGCGCCGCGGCCGAGCGCCTCTTCGGACACAACGAGATGGAGGTTGCTGGGAAGAACGTGGCGATGCTCATGCCCTCGCCGTTCCGCGAAGAGCATGACGCCTATATCTCGCGCTATCTCCAAACCGGGCAGAAGCGCATCATCGGCTTCGACCGGGTGGTGACCGGCGCGCGCAAGGACGGATCCACCTTTCCGATGAAGCTCGAGGTCGCCGAGATGCGATCGGGCGAGCAGCGGTTTTTCACCGGCTTCATTCGCGACCTGACGGAACGTCAGAGAACGGAGAAGCAATTACAGGATCTGCAGACTGAGTTGGCGCGGCTGTCGCGCTGACCGCCATGGGCGAGATGGCCTCGACCCTGGCGCATGAGGTCAATCAGCCGTTGACGGCCATCTCCAACTATCTGCAAGGCTGCAACCGTCTGCTGGAATCCATCGAGGATGAGAAAGTCGCCATGGTACGCGAGGCGCTTGCCGCCACGACGAAGCAGACCTTGCGCGCCGCCGACATCATCCGGCAACTCCGCGATTTCGTGACGCATCACGAAACCGTTCGCCAACCGGAAAACATCAACGATCTTGTCGAGGAAACCAGCGCCTTGGCGCTCATCGACGCCAAGGACGAGGGCGTGAAGCCCAGCTTCCAGTTCGATAGCTCGGTCTCGGATGTGATGGTTGTCAAGGTGCAGGTCCAGCAGGTCCTTCTGAACCTGATGCGCAATGCCATCGAGGCGATGGAAGGCAGCGATCCGAAAATCTTGTTGGTCTCGACGGCCCGATCCCCCGCGGATACGTACGAGACGGGGGAGCCGATGGTGCAAGTGACGGTCGCCGATACCGGAAGCGGCATCTCCGATAACATCGCCGACCAGCTCTTTCAGCCCTTCGTGACAACCAAGACCAATGGCATGGGTGTGGGGCTGTCGATCTCCAAGCGCCTGGTCGAGGCGCACGGGGGACGCATGTGGGTCGAGAAGAACCCCGGCGGCGGCACGGTGTTCCGGTTCACTCTGGAGCCGGCCGGACGCGAGGAACCCGTGTGATGCCAGCCAATCCCGTCGTGCATATCGTCGATGACGACGAGGCGGTTCGTCAGTCCCTGGCGTTCATGCTCGGCTCGGCTGGCCTTCCCGTTCGGCTCTACGATTCGGCCAGCGCATTCTTGGAGGCCCTCGATCCGATGCTGTGCGGATGTCTCGTCACGGATGTCCGCATGCCGGATATGACGGGGATCGAACTGCTCGGCCGGCTCAAAGATAAAGTGCATTGCCTGCCGGCGATCGTTATCACGGGCCATGGCGACGTTCCGCTTGCGGTCGAGGCCATGAAGGCAGGCGCGGTGGACTTCATCGAGAAGCCCTTCGAGGACGAGGTGCTGCTCAGGGCAGTGGAATCCGCGCTCAAGAGGGCCAGCGGAGATGGCGACAACTCAATGCAGGAGGTCTTGAGCCGGCTCGCCAGCTTGTCCGAGCGCGAGCGCCAGGTTCTTGAGGGCCTAGTGGCGGGTCAGGCCAACAAGACCATCGCCGCCGCCTACGGCATCAGCCCGCGAACGGTTGAGGTCTACCGTGCGAACCTCATGACCAAGATGCAGGCGAAGAGCCTCTCGGAACTGGTGCGCATGGCGGTTCTTGCCCATGTGGGCCCCGCCGGCGACAGCGCTGGCTAAGGCCGCAAAGAGCGCGCCGTTTCCAACCTCGATGTCCGTTTGACGTGGCTCAATGCCGCACCTGCTCCGCCGCCTAGGCTGCAGGCATTGGCACGGGGTGAACCGCTGGGCGAGGGCCGATGTTGGGGGAGGCATATGAGCCAGACTGGTACGGTGCTTATTGCCGTTGGCGACGGGATACTCGCCGATAGCCTGCGATTTTCGTTGGAGCTCGAAGGATATGAGACGCGCTTCTGCGATGAGCACGCACTTTCGCCACTCCTGCGGGCGCCCTGTGTCCGCAGCGCCTGCGTGGTGCTGGACCAAGACGTCTTTTCGCGCGTCGCAGAAGCTGGCGACTCGAAGCTCCCCTGCGATTCCTGTGTCCCGATCATCCTCATGGTCTCCCAAAAGACCGAGCAGATCCTTGCCAAAGCGAGGCTAGGCGGGGTCACCACGGTCCTCGAGAAGCCGATCCTCGGCGGGGTCATGCTTGAGACCATACGGCAAGCGATTGAATCTAAGAGAGATTTTGGCCGGTCCAAACTGCCGTCCTGATGAGCGCCGGGCTACGTAGTTTCCCTTAGGGAGCCGGCCCGAATTTTGATCGAGCGCAAACATCTCTATCTCTGACGTCAGTCAAATTAACCTTTCGGGGGTTATCATGCTGACGCCAAATCCCGCCGTCGACCTTCCTCAGAACCAGGTGCTGCCCGCACGGTCGGTTGTTCCGCAGCCGCGCGACGAAGGCGACTTCCACACATCGAGCGTTCCGCTCAATTTCGCGCGCAACAGCGAGATCTTCGCCGAGGGTGAAACCGCCGGCTACGTCTACAAGATCGTCTCGGGCGTTGTCCGCGTCTCGAAGCTTCTGCCGGACGGTCGCCGGCAAATCAGTGCCTTCCATCTTCCGGGCGACATGTTCGGCTTCGAGGTGGACGATGTGCACCACGTATCGGCCGAGGCAATCGGGCCGGTGAAGGTTCTCGCGTATAGATGGCAGAGCCTGATCAGCACCACGCCTTCGAGCAGTTTCGTGCGCGAATTGCTCAACCGCACCATGATCGGCCTGCGGCAGACCCAGGATCATCTGCTGCTGCTCGGCCGGAAAAACGCGCTGGAACGGCTTGCGGCGTTTCTCATCGAGATGGTGCGCCGCACAGGTTCCGATCGCTCCCTGCAGCTGGCCATGCCGCGCCACGACATTGCGGACTATCTCGGGCTAACCCTTGAGACGGTGTCGAGAATGTTTGCCGAACTGAAAGACGCCGGTATCATCAAGCTCGAATCGGCCCGGCAGGTCTCGGTGCTCGACATGCAGAAGCTGGAGGCAATGGCTACATGATTTTTCGCGGATTTCGGCAATCGCTTGGCGTTAGCGCTCTCCTGGCGGTCGTACTGCTGGTTGGTCTTGCTTCAGCGGCGCAAGCGAAGGAGCCGGCCGCGAACAAGCAGCGCCTCGAACAAGGCAGAGCGGTTGCCGAGAGCGTCTGCTCGAATTGCCACCTGGTCTCCAGCGAACAGACCAAAGCCGTCGCCGACGTGCCGAGTTTCCAAGAAATCGCAGACCAGCCCGATCAGACCGAGGGCAATATCATAGCGCGGATCGCCATCCCCAAGCATCCGATGCCCGTTATTCCGATTACCAAGCATGAGCTGGAGGACGTCGCGGCCTACATCATGAGCTTGCGAAACGAATAAGCAGCAAGCGGACACTCCTACTATCGTAGGGGATCGCCGAAGCTTGCGCTGGATCAAGGTATGCCGGCAGCGGTCGGCGTGTAACGAAGTTGTAGTGGACCGCGATGGCTGACGCGGGACTGACGATGCTTCCGGGGCTCTGCGCCACCGGTGGGGATCTGGGCAAGGCTTGAGATTAAGGGGTTGGGAACATGGCCGCATCGACTCAGCGGGATGAGTGGAAAGCGCTGTCGGACATTCTCGCGATTGGGGCCGCAGCATTTCTCGTTATCATCGGTCTCGTCCTTGCGATAGCAGGCGACGGCTTGGCCATGAAGTTTCATGGCTGCGTCCTGCTCGGCGCATCGGGCCTTGCACTTCTTTATATGCTGACCCAGTTCGTCGAGGCGCGTGAGCCCGCAGACACCAGCGGGTACGCCGACGGCGTCGTCCGGGCAGGCGTCATCGCGACGGTGTTCTGGGGCATTGCCGGCTTCATCGTGGGCGACCTCATCGCTTGGCAGCTGGCGTTTCCGGCCCTGAACTTCGATCTGCCATGGACGAGCTTCGGGCGCCTGCGGCCGCTCCACACGTCGGCGGTCATTTTCGCGTTCGGCGGCAATGCGCTGATCGCGACGTCTTTCTACGTGGTGCAGCGCACCTGCCGTGCGCGCCTGGCAGGTAAGTGGTCCCCGTGGTTCGTATTCTGGGGCTATCAGCTCTTCATCGTTCTGGCGGCCACCGGCTATCTGCTCGGCGTCACGCAGAGCAAGGAATACGCAGAGCCCGAATGGTATGTGGATCTGTGGCTGACGCTCGTTTGGGTCGTTTATTTTCTTGTCTTCATCGGCACCATTGCCAGGCGCAAGGAACCCCACGTCTACGTCGCGAACTGGTTCTACTTGGCGTTCATCGTCACCGTCGCCATGCTGCACATCGTCAACAATCTGGCGGTGCCGGTGTCGCTGCTAGGGACGAAGAGTTACATCCTGTATTCGGGCGTCCAGGACGCCATGACCCAGTGGTGGTACGGCCACAACGCGGTGGGCTTCTTCCTGACGGCTGGCTTCCTCGGCATGATGTACTACTTCGTGCCCAAGCGCGCCGAGCGGCCCATCTATTCCTACCGCCTGTCGGTGGTCCACTTCTGGTCGCTGATCTTCATCTATATCTGGGCCGGTCCGCATCACCTGCACTACACGGCGCTGCCGGACTGGGCGCAGACGCTGGGCATGACCTTCTCAATCATCCTGTGGATGCCGTCCTGGGGTGGCATGATCAACGGTCTCATGACGCTGTCCGCGCCTGGGACAAGCTGCGCACCGACCCGGTTATCCGCATGCTGATCGTAGCCGTCGCCTTCTACGGCATGTCGACCTTCGAGGCCCGCTGATGAGCATCAAGTCGGTGAACTCGCTCTCGCACTACACCGACTGGACGATTGGGCACGTGCACTCCGGTGCGCTCGGCTGGGTCGCCTATATCAGCTTCGGCGCGCTCTATTGCCTCGTGCCGTGGCTGTGGCACCGCAAGGCGCTCTACTCACAGCGCCTGGTCGAGTGGCACTTCTGGATCTCCACGCTCGGCATCGTGCTCTACATCACCTCCATGTGGGTCTCGGGAATCCTGCAAGGGCTGATGTGGCGCGCCTACAACTCGCTCGGCTTCCTCGAATACTCCTTCGTGGAGACGGTCGAGGCCATGCACCCGTTCTACATCATCCGGGCCATAGGCGGATTGCTGTTCGTCCTTGGTGCTCTGTTGATGGCTTACAATCTGTGGCGCACGGCCCGTGGCGATCAGCCCGTCGATGCGACCGATCAACCGTCCGTCGCTGCGGCTCCTGAGTTCCGGCCCGGCGAATACACGGCGCCGGCGGAGTAGGGAGAGGACAATGAGCTGGGGAAGACACGAGGTCCTTGAAAAAAGCCCGATGCTGATGCTGATCGGCATCCTCATCGTTGTGAGCATTGGCGGTCTGATCGAAATCGCGCCTCTGTTCTGGCTGAGTTCGACGGTCGAGAAGGTGCAAGGCATGCGGCCGTACTCGCCGCTGGAGCTGGTGGGGCGCAACATCTACGTCCGCGAAGGCTGCTATCTGTGCCACAGCCAGATGATCCGTTCTCTGCGCGACGAGGTTGAGCGCTACGGGCACTACAGCTTGGCCGCCGAGAGCATGTACGACCATCCGTTCCAATGGGGATCGAAGCGCACGGGCCCCGATCTGGCGCGTGTCGGCGGGAAGTATTCGGACGAGTGGCATCGTGAGCACATGATCAACCCGCGTGCGGTGGTGCCCGAATCCGTCATGCCCGGCTATCCGTTCCTGGCGGACACCGCCCTGGACTATGACGACATCCAGGAACAGTTGAAGACCAACGTCGCGGTCGGCGTGCCGTATACGGAGGAGATGATCGAGTCCGCGAAGGCCGATCTCGAGGCGCAGGCCGGCAAAGAGTCCGGTGACGTGGAGGCACTGCTGGCCCGCTATCCGAAGGCGCAGACAGGGCCGTTCGATGGCAATCCGGACGAAATCTCCGAGTTGGATGCTCTGATCGCATATCTGCAGATGCTCGGGACGCTCGTCGACTTCGCAAGCTTTGACGAAGCCGGCCCCAATCTGAGGTGAGGACGGGACGATGGAATACGAACAAGTTGCTTCGATCAGCCAGGTAGCCGCGCTCATCTTCTTCATCGTGCTTTTCGCCGGTGTCGTTCTCTACGCGTTCTGGCCCGGCAACAAGAAGCGTTTCGATGAGGCGGCCAAGCTGCCTTTGGAAGACGACCCAGAGTCCGACAACGGGAAAGACAGCTGAGCAATGGCCAACAAGGAACCCAAACCCTCGGAGGAGGTCGGAACCACCGGTCACGAGTGGGACGGCATTGAGGAGTGGAACAACCCGCTGCCCAAGTGGTGGCTTTACGTATTTTACGCCTGCATCGTCTGGGCAATCGGCTATTGGATCGTCTATCCGGCGTGGCCCACGGCCTCGACATATACAAAGGGATTTTTCGGCTACAGCCAGCGCGGCCAGGTATCGGACGACGTGGCCGCCTCGCAAGCCGAGAAGGCAGTCTTCCGGGACAAGATCGCCGACAGCGATCTAGAGGCGATCAAGGCCGATCCTGAATTGCTCAACTTCGCGCTGGCCGGTGGTCAGGCGGCTTTCGGCGATAATTGTGCTCCGTGCCACGGTCGCGGTGCCCAGGGCGCCTTCGGCTACCCGAACCTGCGCGATGATGCCTGGCTTTGGGGCGGCTCACTCGAGGCGATCCACCAGACCATCCAGCACGGCATTCGCGCCGAGGATTCGTCCACGCGCATGAGCATGATGCCGGCTTTCGGCAAGCTCGGCATGCTCAACCGCGAGCAGGTTTCCGACACCGCTGAATATGTGATGTCGCTGTCTGGCAATGAGGACGATGCCGAGGCGGCGGCGCGTGGCAAAGAGATTTTCGCGACCAACTGTGCGGCTTGCCATGGTCCGGCCGGCAGCGGGAACCAGGCGCTCGGCGCCCCAGATCTCACGGACGAGCTCTGGTTGTACGGCGGTGACAAAGACACCATCGTCGAAACGATCACCAACGCCCGCGCGGCATGATGCCGGCCTGGTCCGGCCGGCTCGATCCGGCAACGATCAAGGAACTGGCGATCTACGTACACTCCCTGGGTGGCGGTCAGTAGCGTCCGGGCGTAACTTGGAATGAAGATGGCAAATGTCGAGCTGGGCAGCGGCGGCAGCGCGTCTTCCTCAAAAGAGGGGACGCAGCTCTACGCCGGCCGCACCAAAATCTATCCGAAAGAGGCTCATGGCCGTTTCAGGA encodes the following:
- a CDS encoding c-type cytochrome, producing the protein MIFRGFRQSLGVSALLAVVLLVGLASAAQAKEPAANKQRLEQGRAVAESVCSNCHLVSSEQTKAVADVPSFQEIADQPDQTEGNIIARIAIPKHPMPVIPITKHELEDVAAYIMSLRNE
- the ccoO gene encoding cytochrome-c oxidase, cbb3-type subunit II, with translation MSWGRHEVLEKSPMLMLIGILIVVSIGGLIEIAPLFWLSSTVEKVQGMRPYSPLELVGRNIYVREGCYLCHSQMIRSLRDEVERYGHYSLAAESMYDHPFQWGSKRTGPDLARVGGKYSDEWHREHMINPRAVVPESVMPGYPFLADTALDYDDIQEQLKTNVAVGVPYTEEMIESAKADLEAQAGKESGDVEALLARYPKAQTGPFDGNPDEISELDALIAYLQMLGTLVDFASFDEAGPNLR
- a CDS encoding cbb3-type cytochrome oxidase subunit 3 produces the protein MEYEQVASISQVAALIFFIVLFAGVVLYAFWPGNKKRFDEAAKLPLEDDPESDNGKDS